From Novosphingobium sp. 9, the proteins below share one genomic window:
- the rpsU gene encoding 30S ribosomal protein S21 yields MQILVRDNNVDQALRALKKKLQREGVYREMKLRRHFEKPSEKRAREKAAAVRRARKLERKRMERDGVK; encoded by the coding sequence ATGCAGATTCTCGTTCGCGACAACAACGTTGACCAGGCCCTTCGTGCGCTCAAGAAGAAGCTGCAGCGCGAAGGCGTCTATCGCGAAATGAAGCTGCGCCGTCACTTCGAGAAGCCCTCGGAAAAGCGTGCTCGCGAAAAGGCTGCTGCTGTTCGCCGCGCCCGCAAGCTGGAGCGCAAGCGCATGGAGCGCGACGGCGTCAAGTAA
- a CDS encoding FKBP-type peptidyl-prolyl cis-trans isomerase, which translates to MTEITRVPLQPVAKGSLGKIWGGVVVLAIAAAGIAYATVPASVKVVTLSKGQGDSPTVDDVVLINYKGMLPDGQVFDQANQVPMELNGVIPGFAKALVQMQRGGKYEVKIPSSLAYGDKAVGKIPANTDLTFDIDLIDYKTRAEIQQIQQMQQMQMQMQGGAAGGAAGAPAGAPDAAGAAPATQP; encoded by the coding sequence ATGACCGAGATCACCCGCGTTCCGCTCCAGCCTGTCGCCAAGGGCTCGCTGGGCAAGATCTGGGGCGGCGTTGTCGTCCTCGCGATTGCCGCGGCGGGAATCGCCTACGCCACCGTTCCGGCTTCGGTGAAGGTGGTCACGCTTTCCAAGGGCCAGGGCGATTCGCCGACGGTCGATGATGTCGTGCTGATCAACTACAAGGGCATGCTGCCCGACGGTCAGGTGTTCGATCAGGCCAATCAGGTGCCGATGGAACTGAACGGCGTGATCCCCGGCTTCGCCAAGGCGCTGGTGCAGATGCAGCGCGGCGGCAAGTACGAAGTGAAGATCCCCTCGTCGCTGGCCTATGGCGACAAGGCCGTCGGCAAGATCCCGGCGAACACCGACCTCACCTTCGACATCGACCTGATCGACTACAAGACCCGCGCTGAAATCCAGCAGATCCAGCAGATGCAGCAAATGCAGATGCAGATGCAGGGTGGCGCAGCAGGCGGTGCTGCCGGTGCTCCGGCCGGTGCTCCCGACGCGGCAGGCGCCGCGCCGGCGACCCAGCCCTGA
- a CDS encoding ABC transporter permease, protein MRDWADFSLSENDDGATTLALKGSLRVHALGDLDRRISQRRGQFTRIDMSGVTDIDTSGAWIVMSHAREHGLEIVGESDMAKRLFTAIGRIEDHTEKAEPLPRSNIIIRSIAELGEVVINWGHGFLRSVAFFGALVSAFGRTIRRPSRLRGTALVHHMQHVGVNSLWIVGLMSFLIGIVIAQQGAVQLQQFGAEIYTINLTGRLSLRELGVLMTAIMVAGRSGSAFAAQIGTMKLTEEVDAMRTIGVDPMESLVVPRVLAAMIMMPLLGFYSSVLAIIGGAFISNFALDIPFLTFLQRTQEVVPISDVWISLIKAPFFALIIALAGCYQGMQVDTNAEEVGARTTQAVVTAIFTVIVLDAFFAVFFTKIGWK, encoded by the coding sequence ATGCGGGACTGGGCTGACTTCTCTCTGTCGGAAAACGACGATGGCGCCACCACGCTGGCGCTAAAGGGATCGCTGCGCGTCCACGCGCTTGGCGATCTCGATCGCCGGATTTCCCAACGGCGCGGGCAGTTTACCCGAATCGACATGTCGGGCGTCACTGACATCGACACCAGCGGTGCCTGGATCGTGATGAGCCATGCGCGCGAGCACGGGCTGGAGATCGTCGGCGAAAGCGACATGGCCAAGCGCCTGTTCACGGCGATCGGCCGGATCGAGGATCACACCGAAAAGGCCGAGCCGCTCCCGCGCTCGAACATCATCATCCGCAGCATTGCCGAACTGGGCGAAGTGGTCATCAACTGGGGCCATGGTTTCCTGCGCTCGGTAGCGTTCTTCGGTGCGCTGGTCAGCGCATTCGGTCGCACGATCCGCCGCCCTTCGCGCCTTCGCGGGACGGCGCTGGTTCACCACATGCAGCATGTGGGGGTGAACTCGCTGTGGATCGTGGGGCTGATGAGCTTCCTGATCGGCATCGTCATCGCCCAGCAGGGCGCGGTGCAGTTGCAGCAGTTCGGTGCCGAGATCTACACGATCAACCTGACGGGGCGCCTCTCGCTGCGCGAACTGGGTGTGCTGATGACCGCGATCATGGTCGCGGGCCGCTCGGGCTCGGCCTTCGCGGCGCAGATCGGCACGATGAAGCTGACCGAGGAGGTCGACGCAATGCGCACCATCGGCGTCGATCCGATGGAATCGCTGGTCGTGCCACGCGTGTTGGCGGCGATGATCATGATGCCGCTGCTGGGCTTCTATTCCTCAGTACTGGCGATCATCGGCGGCGCCTTCATCTCGAACTTCGCACTCGACATTCCCTTCCTGACCTTCCTCCAGCGCACGCAGGAAGTGGTGCCGATCAGCGACGTATGGATCAGTCTGATCAAGGCGCCGTTCTTCGCGCTGATCATCGCGCTGGCGGGCTGCTATCAGGGCATGCAGGTGGACACCAACGCCGAGGAAGTCGGCGCGCGCACCACGCAGGCGGTCGTCACCGCGATCTTCACGGTGATCGTGCTCGACGCGTTCTTCGCGGTGTTCTTCACCAAGATCGGCTGGAAATGA
- the gatA gene encoding Asp-tRNA(Asn)/Glu-tRNA(Gln) amidotransferase subunit GatA — MTDLTELGVADIRDGVAKGDFTAVEVAEAFNANVAAAQDALNAFIVATPEAAIASAQAIDAKRAKGEALGKMGGVPIGMKDLFATFDVQTTAASHMLEGFKPQYESTVSQKLWDAGCGMLGKLNLDQFAMGSSNETSYFGNVISPWKRNDGGNAPLAPGGSSGGSSAALAARLCPAATGTDTGGSIRQPAAFTGTTGIKPTYGRCSRWGVVAFASSLDQAGPMARSVQDCAIMLEAMAGFDPKDATSLDMPVPDWEAALSGDLKGKKVGIPKEYRVEGLDEDVAKSWDDGIAWLKDAGAEIVEISLPHTKYALPTYYIIAPAEASSNLARYDGVRYGLRDLPEGANLQDMYAATRAAGFGPEVKRRILIGTYVLSAGFYDAYYTQAQKVRTLIAQDFAKAFEHCDVILAPTAPSAAFGLGENVDDPLKMYLNDVFAVPASLAGLPAMSVPAGLNREGLPLGLQVIGKAFDEQGVLNAGLAIEARAQFAAKPEKWW; from the coding sequence ATGACTGACCTTACCGAACTCGGCGTAGCCGACATCCGCGACGGCGTTGCCAAGGGCGATTTCACCGCCGTCGAAGTGGCAGAGGCGTTCAACGCCAATGTCGCCGCAGCGCAGGATGCGCTGAACGCCTTCATCGTCGCCACGCCCGAAGCTGCCATAGCGTCCGCGCAGGCGATCGACGCCAAGCGGGCCAAGGGCGAGGCTCTGGGCAAGATGGGCGGCGTGCCCATCGGCATGAAGGATCTGTTCGCGACCTTCGACGTCCAGACCACCGCTGCCAGCCACATGCTGGAAGGCTTCAAGCCGCAGTACGAATCGACCGTCTCGCAGAAGCTGTGGGATGCAGGCTGCGGCATGCTGGGCAAGCTGAACCTCGACCAGTTCGCGATGGGCTCGTCGAACGAGACCAGCTATTTCGGCAACGTGATCTCGCCGTGGAAGCGCAACGATGGCGGGAATGCCCCGCTGGCACCGGGCGGTTCCTCGGGCGGTTCGTCCGCCGCGCTCGCCGCACGCCTGTGCCCGGCTGCGACCGGCACCGACACCGGCGGCTCGATCCGCCAGCCCGCCGCCTTCACCGGCACCACCGGCATCAAGCCGACTTATGGCCGCTGTTCGCGCTGGGGCGTTGTCGCGTTCGCCTCCTCGCTCGATCAGGCGGGGCCGATGGCGCGCTCGGTGCAGGACTGCGCGATCATGCTCGAAGCGATGGCCGGTTTCGATCCCAAGGATGCGACCAGCCTCGACATGCCGGTGCCCGACTGGGAAGCCGCGCTGTCGGGCGACCTCAAGGGCAAGAAGGTCGGCATTCCCAAGGAATACCGCGTCGAGGGTCTGGACGAGGACGTGGCCAAGTCGTGGGACGACGGCATCGCCTGGCTCAAGGATGCAGGGGCCGAGATCGTCGAGATCTCGCTGCCGCATACCAAGTACGCGCTGCCGACCTATTACATCATCGCGCCTGCCGAGGCCTCGTCGAACCTCGCGCGCTATGACGGCGTGCGCTACGGCCTGCGCGACCTGCCCGAAGGGGCTAACCTTCAGGACATGTACGCTGCCACCCGCGCCGCCGGGTTCGGTCCCGAGGTGAAGCGCCGCATCCTGATCGGCACTTATGTGCTCTCGGCGGGCTTCTACGATGCGTACTACACGCAGGCGCAGAAGGTCCGCACGCTGATCGCGCAGGACTTCGCCAAGGCTTTCGAGCACTGCGACGTGATCCTCGCGCCGACCGCGCCCAGCGCCGCCTTCGGCCTTGGCGAGAATGTCGATGATCCGCTCAAGATGTACCTCAACGACGTGTTCGCGGTCCCCGCCTCGCTGGCGGGCCTGCCTGCCATGTCGGTGCCTGCGGGTCTCAACCGCGAGGGTCTGCCGCTCGGCCTGCAGGTGATCGGCAAGGCCTTCGACGAACAGGGTGTCCTCAACGCCGGCCTCGCCATCGAGGCGCGCGCGCAGTTCGCGGCCAAGCCGGAGAAGTGGTGGTAA
- a CDS encoding RluA family pseudouridine synthase, with amino-acid sequence MTYDPHTPSSDSDSVRQFTVGHDDDGVRLDRWFKRHLPQVGFATVSRWARTGQIRVDGKRADVDTRLAPGQVLRVPPGGDPRTNANGERVRRELTEAELELADSMVITQDRAAIVLNKPPGLATQGGSGTHQHVDGLLDAYADRGPRPRLVHRLDKDTSGVLLIARTPGSASFFSKRFSGRTAKKIYWALVIGVPSISDGMIELPLAKQPGTGGEKMHVDEEGGQSARTRYRVIDRAGNRAAWVELHPLTGRTHQLRVHMAAIGHPIVGDGKYGGQDAFLSGTISRKMHLHARRLIIDHPDGTPLDVTAELPEHFASSLAALGFEESEAPDLPEGPAEFTKEDQKRAAKQHAKEYRKERRGERRKRTDGQSGQTRPSRPGSKPAGKPGGKPGAKAGPRGTGKPGGKPGARSGASRPASGGRPSGSGRPAGGKPSGRPSAPRGKR; translated from the coding sequence ATGACGTACGATCCCCATACCCCTTCCTCCGACAGCGACAGCGTTCGCCAGTTCACCGTCGGCCATGACGACGATGGCGTCCGGCTCGACCGCTGGTTCAAGCGCCACCTGCCACAAGTCGGTTTCGCGACCGTCTCGCGCTGGGCGCGCACCGGACAGATTCGCGTCGACGGCAAGCGCGCCGATGTCGACACCCGCCTTGCGCCGGGGCAAGTGCTGCGCGTGCCGCCGGGCGGCGATCCGCGCACCAATGCCAACGGCGAGCGCGTGCGCCGCGAACTGACCGAGGCCGAGCTGGAACTCGCCGATTCGATGGTCATCACGCAGGACCGCGCGGCGATCGTGCTCAACAAGCCGCCGGGCCTTGCCACGCAGGGCGGCAGCGGCACGCACCAGCATGTCGATGGCCTGCTCGATGCCTATGCCGACCGTGGACCGCGCCCGCGTCTGGTCCATCGTCTCGACAAAGACACCTCGGGCGTCCTGCTGATCGCCCGCACGCCGGGCAGCGCCTCGTTCTTCTCGAAGCGCTTTTCGGGGCGCACCGCCAAGAAGATCTACTGGGCGCTGGTGATCGGCGTGCCGTCGATCTCGGACGGGATGATCGAACTGCCGCTCGCCAAACAGCCGGGCACCGGCGGCGAGAAGATGCATGTCGACGAGGAAGGCGGCCAGTCGGCGCGCACCCGCTATCGCGTGATCGACCGCGCGGGCAACCGTGCCGCCTGGGTCGAGCTGCACCCGCTGACCGGACGCACCCACCAGTTGCGCGTCCACATGGCCGCAATCGGCCACCCGATCGTGGGTGACGGCAAGTACGGCGGACAGGACGCGTTCCTGTCGGGCACCATCAGCCGCAAGATGCACCTTCATGCCCGTCGCCTGATCATCGATCACCCGGACGGCACCCCACTGGACGTCACCGCCGAGCTGCCCGAGCATTTCGCCTCCTCGCTGGCTGCGCTCGGCTTCGAGGAAAGCGAGGCGCCCGATCTGCCCGAAGGTCCGGCCGAGTTCACCAAGGAAGACCAGAAGCGCGCCGCCAAGCAGCACGCCAAGGAATACCGCAAGGAACGCCGCGGCGAGCGTCGCAAGCGCACCGATGGCCAGTCCGGCCAGACCCGCCCCTCGCGCCCCGGCAGCAAGCCTGCCGGGAAACCGGGCGGGAAGCCCGGTGCCAAGGCCGGTCCGCGCGGTACGGGCAAGCCTGGTGGCAAGCCGGGCGCCCGTTCAGGCGCGAGCCGTCCGGCGAGCGGCGGACGCCCCTCGGGTAGCGGTCGCCCGGCAGGCGGCAAGCCCTCGGGCCGTCCCTCGGCACCGCGCGGAAAGCGTTGA
- a CDS encoding ABC transporter ATP-binding protein, producing MSTLPETEAADVPVSEDYGEYPIVVEGLTNAFGSHLVHDELSFKVRKGEILGVVGGSGTGKSVLMRSIIGLQHPSHGEITVLGHSMTGANEEEDLDIRSRWGVLFQGGALFSTLTVGENVQVPLKQFYPELSDQLLEEVARFKVRLSGLPDEASFKYPSELSGGMKKRAGLARALALDPELLFLDEPTAGLDPIGAAAFDSLIKELKETLGLTVFLITHDLDTLYAICDRVAVLAEKKVIAVGTIPELLALDHPWIEEYFKGPRGRAAQATELRNEAEGTDEPDTSLSFDDTTPTAQET from the coding sequence ATGAGCACGCTCCCTGAAACCGAGGCGGCAGACGTGCCGGTGTCCGAGGACTATGGCGAATATCCCATCGTCGTCGAAGGGCTGACCAACGCCTTCGGCAGCCACCTCGTGCATGACGAGCTTTCGTTCAAGGTGCGCAAGGGCGAGATTCTCGGCGTCGTCGGCGGATCGGGCACCGGCAAGTCGGTGCTGATGCGCTCGATCATCGGGCTCCAGCATCCCAGTCACGGCGAGATCACTGTGCTGGGTCATTCGATGACCGGGGCGAACGAGGAGGAAGACCTCGACATCCGCTCGCGCTGGGGCGTGCTGTTCCAGGGCGGTGCGCTGTTCTCGACGCTGACCGTGGGTGAGAACGTGCAGGTGCCGCTCAAGCAGTTCTACCCCGAGCTTTCGGACCAACTGCTGGAGGAAGTCGCCCGCTTCAAGGTGCGCCTTTCCGGCCTGCCGGACGAAGCCTCTTTCAAGTACCCGAGCGAGCTTTCGGGCGGCATGAAGAAGCGCGCTGGCCTCGCCCGCGCGCTGGCGCTCGATCCCGAACTGCTGTTCCTCGACGAGCCCACGGCGGGTCTCGACCCGATCGGCGCGGCGGCGTTCGACAGCCTCATCAAGGAGCTGAAGGAGACGCTGGGCCTCACTGTCTTCCTCATCACCCACGATCTCGATACGCTCTATGCGATCTGCGACCGGGTGGCGGTGCTGGCGGAGAAGAAGGTGATCGCGGTCGGCACGATCCCGGAACTGCTGGCGCTCGACCATCCGTGGATCGAGGAATACTTCAAGGGGCCGCGTGGGCGGGCGGCACAGGCGACCGAACTCCGCAACGAGGCCGAAGGCACGGACGAGCCGGATACCTCGCTTTCGTTCGACGACACCACACCTACAGCGCAGGAAACCTAG
- a CDS encoding fluoride efflux transporter FluC, producing the protein MPIPNFLGASLLVAAGGALGSWLRFVVGLGWSALLGPARAGAFPISTLTVNVLGSLAMGVIAGLFARHGSHGESARLFLMVGVMGGFTTFSSFSLDVISLAQRGQPGLGMFYAGLSVLTGIVALVAGLSVARAI; encoded by the coding sequence ATGCCCATTCCCAATTTCCTCGGCGCATCGCTGCTAGTGGCAGCCGGTGGCGCGCTCGGCTCGTGGCTGCGCTTTGTCGTCGGCCTTGGCTGGAGCGCCCTGCTTGGCCCTGCCCGCGCCGGGGCATTCCCGATTTCGACCCTGACGGTCAACGTGCTCGGCTCGCTCGCCATGGGCGTGATTGCGGGCCTGTTCGCGCGTCACGGCAGCCATGGCGAATCGGCTCGCCTGTTCCTGATGGTCGGCGTGATGGGCGGTTTCACCACTTTCTCCTCGTTCTCTCTCGACGTGATCTCGCTGGCCCAGCGCGGCCAGCCGGGGCTTGGCATGTTCTATGCCGGGCTTTCGGTGCTGACCGGGATCGTCGCGCTGGTAGCGGGACTTTCTGTTGCGAGAGCGATCTGA
- a CDS encoding HAD-IA family hydrolase, protein MKLAVFDCDGTLVDGQAPICEAMEGTFAQFGLPAPDRNRIRRAVGLSLPQAMRQLLPDETAEIHHGLADAYKQLFRQARTEGRVSQPLFPGIADLLHALVDAGWTLGVATGMSDRGLTHCLVENGVAGLFHTLQTADRHPSKPHPAMLEAALFEAGAQPQEAVMLGDTVYDMHMAVNAGTRAVGVDWGYHQPQELTEAGAEWVAHSPEALRAHLLG, encoded by the coding sequence ATGAAGCTGGCGGTCTTCGACTGCGACGGCACGCTGGTCGACGGGCAGGCACCGATCTGCGAGGCGATGGAAGGTACCTTCGCGCAGTTCGGCCTGCCCGCGCCCGACCGTAATCGCATCCGCCGCGCGGTCGGCCTCTCGCTGCCGCAGGCGATGCGACAACTGCTGCCGGACGAAACCGCCGAGATCCACCACGGCCTCGCCGATGCCTACAAGCAGTTGTTCCGGCAGGCGCGCACCGAAGGGCGCGTCTCGCAGCCGCTGTTTCCGGGCATTGCCGACCTGCTGCACGCGCTGGTCGATGCCGGATGGACGCTCGGCGTCGCGACCGGCATGTCCGACCGTGGCCTGACGCACTGTCTGGTCGAGAACGGCGTCGCAGGGCTGTTCCACACGCTTCAGACTGCCGACCGGCATCCGTCCAAGCCGCACCCCGCCATGCTGGAAGCCGCGCTGTTCGAAGCCGGAGCACAGCCCCAAGAGGCGGTGATGCTGGGCGATACCGTCTATGACATGCATATGGCGGTGAACGCGGGCACACGAGCAGTCGGTGTCGACTGGGGCTATCATCAGCCGCAGGAACTGACGGAGGCAGGCGCCGAATGGGTTGCCCACAGCCCCGAGGCGCTGCGCGCGCATCTGCTGGGATGA
- a CDS encoding outer membrane protein translates to MKSILTAGAALVLAAVPHVANAQAWVQAETGVDVVHAEGETRANIAYGVSGGYDYQMQGGIFVGAMGSFGDSETRACVSDDGDRACIKTGRDLAALVRLGTTVGERSKVYLLGGYTNARAIASASVDGTHVEAHKDLDGFRLGAGGQVDLTSKLFLKAEYRYSNYQYGVSRHQGVVALGVNF, encoded by the coding sequence ATGAAGTCGATTTTGACCGCTGGTGCCGCTCTGGTTCTGGCTGCCGTTCCTCATGTCGCGAACGCACAGGCATGGGTTCAGGCGGAAACCGGCGTGGACGTGGTTCATGCCGAGGGCGAGACCCGCGCGAATATCGCTTATGGCGTATCGGGTGGGTACGACTACCAGATGCAGGGTGGGATCTTCGTGGGCGCGATGGGTTCGTTCGGAGACAGCGAGACCCGCGCTTGCGTGTCGGACGATGGCGACCGCGCCTGTATCAAGACCGGCCGCGATCTTGCGGCACTGGTGCGTCTGGGAACCACCGTGGGCGAGCGCTCGAAGGTTTACCTGCTTGGCGGCTACACCAATGCCCGCGCTATCGCCAGCGCCTCGGTGGACGGCACCCATGTCGAAGCGCACAAGGATCTTGATGGCTTCCGTCTTGGCGCGGGTGGACAGGTCGATCTGACCTCGAAGCTGTTCCTGAAGGCCGAGTATCGCTATTCGAACTACCAGTACGGTGTTTCGCGCCACCAGGGTGTGGTCGCGCTCGGCGTCAACTTCTGA
- a CDS encoding FKBP-type peptidyl-prolyl cis-trans isomerase yields MTTIVRGLGAALLAGAAFVAAPVLAVPAAKTAPVAKTVPAAAAAPAAAPAPAKPARAVTVTVLAPGEGAKPAVDDYVLVNYKGMLPDGTVFDQNENAVMPLAEVVPGFAQGLVQMQRGGTYRMVIPSELGYGAEGGGPIPPNTDLTFEVTLLDFKTQAELQAMMSQMQAAQADREKEAAQAAGQQAAPSDTSSDAATPAAGQPQQP; encoded by the coding sequence TTGACGACGATCGTGCGCGGCCTCGGCGCGGCTCTTCTTGCCGGTGCTGCCTTCGTGGCGGCGCCGGTTCTGGCTGTGCCTGCGGCGAAGACAGCGCCTGTGGCGAAAACCGTACCTGCGGCAGCAGCGGCTCCCGCAGCGGCCCCGGCTCCGGCAAAGCCCGCGCGTGCCGTGACGGTCACGGTGCTGGCGCCGGGTGAAGGCGCCAAGCCTGCTGTCGATGACTACGTGCTGGTGAACTACAAGGGCATGCTGCCCGACGGCACCGTGTTCGACCAGAACGAGAACGCGGTGATGCCGCTGGCAGAGGTCGTTCCCGGCTTCGCGCAGGGGCTGGTGCAGATGCAGCGCGGCGGCACCTATCGCATGGTGATCCCGTCCGAGCTGGGCTACGGCGCCGAGGGCGGTGGGCCGATCCCGCCGAACACGGATCTGACTTTTGAAGTCACGCTGCTGGACTTCAAGACGCAGGCCGAGCTTCAGGCGATGATGTCGCAGATGCAGGCTGCTCAGGCGGATCGGGAGAAGGAAGCGGCGCAAGCTGCCGGGCAGCAGGCCGCCCCTTCCGATACGTCGTCTGACGCTGCGACGCCAGCAGCAGGGCAACCCCAACAACCCTGA
- a CDS encoding ABC-type transport auxiliary lipoprotein family protein translates to MNAISLSRMARLTQGLLLSGAACAALSGCISLAPKVPNQLLSLTPAHSAPSGDLASASLKDALVITEPDADRSLDVMRVPVRVDNSSIAYLKDASWMEKPTREFRDLLAETIRANSGKLVVVDSDFEEPGQTVLSGRLLDMGYVAATHTVVVRFDAILNQPGAKVVTRRFEASVPNVEAKAAAVGPALNTAANQVAQQVADWMKTQG, encoded by the coding sequence ATGAACGCCATTTCCCTTAGCCGCATGGCTCGCCTGACGCAGGGACTGTTGCTGTCGGGCGCGGCCTGCGCCGCGCTGTCGGGCTGCATCTCGCTGGCGCCCAAGGTGCCCAACCAGCTGCTCTCGCTGACGCCTGCGCACAGTGCGCCCAGCGGCGATCTGGCCTCGGCCTCGCTCAAGGACGCGCTGGTCATCACCGAACCCGATGCCGACCGCAGCCTCGATGTGATGCGCGTGCCCGTGCGTGTCGACAATTCCAGCATCGCCTACCTCAAGGATGCGAGCTGGATGGAGAAGCCGACGCGCGAGTTCCGCGATCTGCTGGCCGAAACCATCCGGGCCAATTCCGGCAAGCTGGTGGTGGTCGATAGCGATTTCGAGGAGCCGGGCCAGACCGTGCTCAGCGGTCGCCTGCTCGACATGGGCTATGTCGCCGCGACGCACACCGTGGTGGTGCGGTTCGATGCGATCCTCAACCAGCCCGGCGCCAAGGTCGTGACCCGCCGTTTCGAGGCGAGCGTCCCCAATGTCGAGGCCAAGGCCGCTGCCGTCGGCCCGGCGTTGAACACCGCCGCCAATCAGGTCGCCCAGCAGGTGGCCGACTGGATGAAGACGCAGGGGTGA
- a CDS encoding MlaD family protein, with translation METRSNNLWVGAVTLVLVAALAVFVLWIARLNQHEQKQYDIFFKQSVDGLAKGSEVAYSGVPVGQVKQIELWPKDPSFIRVRIKVEENVPITIGTTATIQSSFTGVSDIQLEGAVKGAAPITEPGPDGVPVIPTTPGAFSEVLANAPLLMERLATLTENLNQLLSADNRKAIGGILQNTNVMTKQLADASPQVQKTLVELQGTLNQATQTLAAFQGVAGKADDLLGSKGNSLADQLRKTLASAQASMDQLNVTLQTAQPAFKEVSDQTLPAANAAIRDLRATSKALRSVTEKIDEQGAGALFKGQKLPDYKP, from the coding sequence ATGGAAACTCGGTCCAACAATCTGTGGGTCGGCGCGGTCACGCTGGTGCTGGTGGCGGCGCTGGCGGTCTTCGTCCTGTGGATCGCGCGGCTTAACCAGCACGAGCAGAAGCAGTACGACATTTTCTTCAAGCAGTCGGTCGATGGCCTCGCGAAAGGATCGGAGGTTGCCTATTCGGGCGTGCCGGTCGGGCAGGTGAAGCAGATCGAGCTGTGGCCCAAGGACCCCAGCTTCATCCGCGTGCGCATCAAGGTGGAAGAGAACGTGCCGATCACCATCGGCACCACTGCGACGATCCAGTCGAGCTTCACCGGCGTATCCGACATCCAGCTGGAAGGTGCGGTGAAGGGCGCGGCCCCGATCACCGAGCCGGGGCCGGACGGCGTGCCGGTGATCCCGACGACGCCGGGCGCTTTCAGCGAAGTGCTGGCCAATGCGCCGCTGCTGATGGAGCGCCTCGCCACGCTGACCGAGAACCTCAACCAGCTGCTCTCTGCCGATAACCGCAAGGCGATCGGCGGCATCCTGCAGAACACCAATGTCATGACCAAGCAGCTGGCCGATGCCTCGCCGCAGGTCCAGAAGACGCTGGTGGAACTGCAGGGCACGCTCAATCAGGCGACGCAGACGCTGGCCGCGTTCCAGGGCGTGGCGGGCAAGGCCGACGATCTGCTGGGCAGCAAGGGCAACTCGCTGGCCGATCAGCTGCGCAAGACGCTGGCTTCGGCGCAGGCCTCGATGGACCAGCTGAACGTCACGCTGCAAACCGCGCAGCCCGCGTTCAAGGAAGTCTCTGACCAGACGCTTCCGGCCGCCAACGCCGCGATCCGCGACCTGCGCGCGACCAGCAAGGCGCTGCGTTCCGTCACCGAAAAGATCGACGAGCAGGGCGCGGGCGCGCTGTTCAAGGGGCAGAAGCTGCCCGACTACAAGCCATGA
- a CDS encoding ATP12 family chaperone protein, producing the protein MKRFYTAAAIDQISEGWRVVLDGRPIRTAGGRAQVVPSAALAQALAAEWNAQGETIHPASFRLRDLADFALDVVTDDRAALAQGLLPYAETDTLCYRADPEDALYARQQAVWEPLLARIEADLGVRYTRISGIIHRPQPEETLATLRAKIESEDAFTLAALNMLASLAASLSIALAAIAPDAEAESLWNAANLEEDWQVELWGEDHEATQRRAIRFEAFKLAMDFARLSRS; encoded by the coding sequence ATGAAGCGCTTCTATACCGCCGCCGCCATCGACCAGATTTCCGAAGGCTGGCGCGTCGTGCTCGACGGGCGACCGATCCGCACGGCTGGTGGTCGCGCGCAGGTGGTGCCGAGCGCGGCGCTGGCACAAGCGCTGGCCGCCGAATGGAACGCGCAGGGTGAGACGATCCATCCGGCCTCGTTCCGGCTGCGCGATCTCGCCGACTTCGCGCTTGATGTCGTCACCGACGACCGCGCCGCGCTCGCCCAAGGTCTGCTGCCTTACGCCGAGACCGACACGCTGTGCTATCGCGCCGATCCCGAGGATGCCCTCTACGCGCGCCAGCAGGCGGTGTGGGAGCCACTGCTCGCCCGGATCGAGGCCGATCTCGGCGTTCGCTACACGCGCATTTCGGGGATTATCCACCGCCCTCAGCCCGAGGAAACCCTCGCGACCCTGCGCGCGAAAATCGAGAGCGAAGATGCCTTCACGCTCGCCGCGCTGAACATGCTGGCCAGCCTTGCCGCCTCGCTGTCGATTGCCCTGGCTGCGATCGCACCGGATGCCGAGGCTGAAAGCCTGTGGAACGCAGCCAATCTGGAAGAGGACTGGCAAGTCGAACTATGGGGTGAGGATCACGAGGCGACACAGCGCCGCGCGATCCGCTTCGAGGCGTTCAAGCTGGCAATGGACTTCGCCCGCCTCTCGCGAAGCTGA
- the gatC gene encoding Asp-tRNA(Asn)/Glu-tRNA(Gln) amidotransferase subunit GatC, with the protein MSVDTATVAKIASLARIKLGEDELGAMVPELNGILAWVEQLGEVDTSAVEPMTAVIPNTLRLRDDVIDADPLTAGGRRDAVLANAPAPEHGFFGVPKVIE; encoded by the coding sequence ATGTCGGTCGATACCGCAACGGTGGCGAAGATCGCCAGTCTGGCCCGCATCAAGCTGGGTGAGGACGAACTGGGCGCGATGGTGCCCGAACTCAACGGCATTCTGGCCTGGGTGGAGCAACTGGGCGAGGTGGATACCAGCGCGGTCGAGCCGATGACCGCTGTCATCCCCAACACGCTGCGCCTGCGCGACGACGTGATCGATGCCGATCCGCTGACCGCCGGTGGCCGCCGCGACGCGGTGCTCGCCAATGCGCCCGCGCCCGAGCATGGCTTCTTCGGCGTGCCCAAGGTGATCGAGTAA